A DNA window from Micromonospora sp. NBC_01739 contains the following coding sequences:
- the ftsX gene encoding permease-like cell division protein FtsX has protein sequence MRMKYVLSEVLVGLWRNVTMTIAMIITLGVSLTMLGASGLIYTKVADMKDLYFENIQVSIFLKTDISEEERTSLGSRLEADPLISQVTYVNKDEAYQRFQEMFRDSPDLLSAVKADQLPESYRLNLVDPEQYKSISEQYSSAAGVDQVVDQSQVLDKIFNLFTAGQNVALAAAIAMAVAALLLVANTIQVAAYSKRREVAVMKLVGASNWFIQAPFVLEAVVAGLIGSLLGLGALVALKKFLFDDALSALQGLFAPVSWSEVLLTFPVMAGVGGLISAITAWVTLRFYLRV, from the coding sequence ATGCGGATGAAATACGTCCTGTCCGAGGTACTGGTCGGACTGTGGCGCAACGTGACGATGACCATCGCAATGATCATCACGTTGGGCGTCTCGCTGACCATGCTCGGCGCCAGCGGCCTGATCTACACCAAGGTCGCTGACATGAAGGACCTGTACTTCGAGAACATCCAGGTGTCGATCTTCCTCAAGACCGACATCTCCGAGGAGGAACGCACCTCACTGGGTTCCCGGCTGGAGGCCGACCCGCTGATCTCGCAGGTCACCTACGTCAACAAGGACGAGGCGTACCAGCGCTTCCAGGAGATGTTCCGGGACTCGCCGGACCTGCTCAGCGCGGTCAAGGCGGACCAGTTGCCCGAGTCGTACCGGCTGAACCTGGTGGACCCGGAGCAGTACAAGTCGATCTCGGAGCAGTACTCCTCGGCCGCCGGGGTCGATCAGGTGGTCGACCAGAGTCAGGTCCTCGACAAGATCTTCAACCTGTTCACCGCCGGACAGAACGTCGCACTGGCCGCCGCCATCGCGATGGCGGTGGCAGCGTTGCTGCTGGTGGCCAACACCATCCAGGTCGCCGCCTACAGCAAGCGGCGCGAGGTGGCCGTCATGAAGCTGGTCGGCGCCTCGAACTGGTTCATCCAGGCACCCTTCGTCCTGGAAGCCGTGGTCGCCGGCCTGATCGGCTCGCTGCTCGGCCTCGGGGCCCTGGTGGCGTTGAAGAAGTTCCTCTTCGACGACGCCCTGAGCGCCCTGCAAGGGCTGTTCGCCCCGGTCAGTTGGAGCGAGGTGCTGCTGACCTTCCCGGTGATGGCCGGCGTCGGTGGTCTGATCAGCGCGATTACCGCCTGGGTCACCCTCCGCTTCTACCTGCGGGTCTAG
- a CDS encoding DUF6912 family protein, producing MTDELVRVYLPATVPMLTMLPEHGLAVSQAHAVTPMLREWYAEGDEEELEYVAFTRAAQDALQLLRHDPAAPRRRVVVSADLPASAIGRGEGELGSSVVELHGAVPVKAVAALHVDGADAVPDVAAAVQVVEEALAGDPDAQFTVDGAEDHELEWYDPSELDLLLRDATDQG from the coding sequence GTGACTGACGAGCTTGTCCGGGTGTACCTGCCGGCGACCGTACCGATGCTGACCATGCTTCCCGAGCACGGCCTGGCCGTGTCGCAGGCGCACGCCGTGACCCCGATGCTGCGCGAGTGGTACGCCGAGGGCGACGAGGAGGAGTTGGAGTACGTGGCCTTCACCCGCGCCGCCCAGGACGCCCTGCAACTGCTCCGCCACGATCCCGCCGCCCCGCGTCGGCGGGTGGTGGTCTCGGCGGACCTGCCCGCCTCGGCGATCGGCCGTGGCGAGGGTGAACTGGGTTCCAGCGTGGTGGAACTGCACGGGGCGGTGCCGGTCAAGGCCGTGGCGGCCCTGCATGTGGACGGTGCCGACGCCGTACCGGATGTCGCCGCCGCGGTGCAGGTGGTGGAGGAGGCCCTGGCCGGCGATCCGGACGCCCAGTTCACGGTCGACGGGGCCGAGGACCACGAGCTTGAGTGGTACGACCCCAGCGAGTTGGATCTCCTGCTGCGCGACGCCACCGACCAGGGGTGA
- a CDS encoding Rv3235 family protein has translation MIDPRRPGPSRPPVRLRPAPAYDPPFVDEGSEWPGPADGQLALDLFSAPHWSPGSGPARPPHQRVTVRPTPARPGRDPVRQLPPGALTTATPGATRVAHRFVASCIEVFNGFRPPVQLRRQLDPARCAHLLPELARGSARAVGTRRRTPRPGLRLRRLRVCEPRPNAIEAAAVLTGVVDASWAMALRLEHRRGTWLCTDLRIL, from the coding sequence ATGATCGATCCCCGGCGACCTGGGCCCAGCCGACCCCCGGTGCGGCTGCGGCCGGCCCCCGCGTACGACCCACCCTTCGTCGACGAGGGCAGCGAATGGCCCGGACCCGCTGACGGTCAACTGGCCCTGGACCTCTTCTCCGCCCCGCACTGGTCCCCTGGCAGCGGCCCGGCCCGCCCACCCCACCAGCGGGTCACCGTCCGCCCGACCCCGGCCCGGCCCGGCCGCGATCCGGTCCGGCAACTACCGCCGGGGGCCCTGACCACCGCCACTCCGGGAGCCACCCGGGTGGCCCACCGCTTCGTGGCCAGCTGCATCGAGGTGTTCAACGGCTTCCGTCCCCCGGTGCAGTTGCGCCGTCAGCTCGATCCCGCGCGCTGCGCCCACCTGCTGCCCGAACTGGCCCGCGGCAGCGCCCGGGCGGTCGGGACGCGGCGCCGCACCCCCCGCCCCGGTCTGCGACTGCGCCGCCTGCGGGTCTGCGAACCCCGTCCGAACGCCATCGAGGCCGCCGCCGTGCTCACCGGGGTCGTCGACGCCAGCTGGGCCATGGCCCTGCGGCTGGAGCACCGCCGCGGCACCTGGCTCTGCACCGACCTGCGGATCCTCTGA
- the pruA gene encoding L-glutamate gamma-semialdehyde dehydrogenase, which translates to MDAVFSVPEPHNEPVRTYEPGSAETERLRRRLTELAAEQIELPMTIAGEQRMAGGESIQVVQPHRHAHVLGVTGHATHDDAQAAVKAAKDAAPEWRALPFEERAAVFLRAAELLAGPWRDTLNAATMLGQSKTVQQAEIDAACEFIDFLRFNVHFARKLLAEQPISSPGVWNRFDHRPLEGFVYAITPFNFTAIAGNLPAAPALMGNTVVWKPGPTQQFSAHFTMRLFEAAGLPPGVINMVTGRGEEVSEVVLADPDLAGIHFTGSTRVFQHLWRTVGENIARYRGYPRLVGETGGKDFVVAHSSADVDALHTALIRGAFEYQGQKCSAASRAYIPRSIWEGGLRDRLAATADSLTYGDVTDFRNFGGAVIDDKAFARHTAALDLVSNDDSCRVIAGGTADDSVGWFVRPTIFECDDPAHETFTTEYFGPILGVHVFDDSRFDEVITQAESIAPYALTGSIFATDRRVVDAVAEKMRYAAGNFYINDKPTGAVVGQQPFGGSRASGTNDKAGSWLNLLRWTSPRTIKETFVPPTDHTYPHMH; encoded by the coding sequence ATGGACGCCGTGTTCTCCGTACCCGAGCCGCACAACGAGCCGGTGCGCACCTACGAGCCGGGCAGTGCCGAAACCGAACGGCTCCGCCGGCGCCTCACCGAGCTGGCCGCCGAGCAGATCGAGCTGCCGATGACCATCGCGGGCGAGCAGCGGATGGCCGGCGGCGAGTCGATCCAGGTGGTGCAGCCGCACCGGCACGCCCACGTACTGGGGGTCACCGGGCACGCCACCCACGACGACGCCCAGGCTGCGGTCAAGGCGGCCAAGGACGCGGCACCGGAGTGGCGGGCGCTGCCCTTCGAGGAGCGGGCCGCGGTCTTCCTGCGTGCCGCCGAACTCCTCGCCGGCCCGTGGCGCGACACCCTGAACGCGGCCACCATGCTCGGCCAGTCGAAGACCGTTCAGCAGGCGGAGATCGATGCGGCCTGTGAGTTCATCGACTTCCTGCGGTTCAACGTGCACTTCGCCCGCAAGCTGCTCGCCGAGCAGCCGATCTCCTCCCCCGGGGTGTGGAACCGGTTCGACCACCGCCCCCTGGAGGGCTTCGTCTACGCGATCACCCCGTTCAACTTCACCGCCATCGCGGGCAACCTGCCCGCGGCCCCGGCCCTGATGGGCAACACCGTGGTCTGGAAGCCGGGCCCGACCCAGCAGTTCTCGGCGCACTTCACCATGCGGCTGTTCGAGGCGGCCGGCCTGCCTCCGGGAGTGATCAACATGGTCACCGGGCGGGGCGAGGAGGTCTCCGAGGTGGTCCTGGCCGACCCCGACCTGGCCGGCATCCACTTCACCGGCTCCACCCGGGTCTTCCAGCACCTGTGGCGCACGGTGGGCGAGAACATCGCCCGCTACCGGGGCTACCCCCGGCTGGTCGGGGAGACCGGCGGCAAGGACTTCGTGGTGGCGCACTCCAGCGCCGATGTCGACGCCCTGCACACCGCCCTGATCCGGGGGGCCTTCGAGTACCAGGGGCAGAAGTGCTCCGCGGCCTCCCGGGCGTACATCCCCCGGTCGATCTGGGAGGGGGGCCTGCGGGACCGGCTGGCCGCCACCGCGGACAGCCTGACCTACGGCGACGTGACCGACTTCCGCAACTTCGGCGGGGCGGTCATCGACGACAAGGCCTTCGCCCGGCACACCGCCGCCCTGGACCTGGTCTCGAACGACGACAGTTGCCGGGTCATCGCCGGCGGCACCGCGGACGACTCGGTCGGCTGGTTCGTCCGCCCGACGATCTTCGAATGCGACGATCCGGCCCACGAGACCTTCACCACGGAGTACTTCGGGCCGATCCTCGGCGTGCACGTCTTCGACGACAGCCGCTTCGACGAGGTGATCACCCAGGCCGAGTCGATCGCGCCGTACGCCCTGACCGGGTCGATCTTCGCCACCGACCGCCGGGTGGTCGACGCGGTGGCCGAGAAGATGCGGTACGCGGCCGGCAACTTCTACATCAACGACAAGCCGACCGGCGCGGTGGTCGGGCAGCAGCCCTTCGGTGGATCCCGGGCCAGCGGCACCAACGACAAGGCCGGTTCCTGGCTCAACCTGCTCCGGTGGACCTCCCCCCGGACCATCAAGGAGACCTTCGTACCCCCCACCGACCACACCTACCCCCACATGCACTGA
- the prfB gene encoding peptide chain release factor 2: protein MTAADYADQLKDLDATLRNIEAVLDLDRLRADKARLEEQASAPDLWDDQARAQQVTSQLSYVNGEIDKLGSLRARLDDANVLLELAEAEADSGVLSEVESEVAGLTKAIQEMEVRTLLSGEYDSREALVAIRAGAGGVDAADFAEMLLRMYLRWAERHGYPTEVYETSYAEEAGLKSATFTVKVPYAYGTLSVESGTHRLVRISPFDNQGRRQTSFAGVEVLPVVEQTDHIDIPENEMRIDVYRSSGPGGQSVNTTDSAVRITHIPTGIVVTCQNEKSQLQNKASALRVLQARLLERKRQEEQAKMAGLKTDAAGSWGDQMRSYVLHPYQMVKDLRTEQETGNPSAVFDGELDSFIEAGIRWRKQQQLAGDAA, encoded by the coding sequence GTGACAGCTGCCGATTACGCCGACCAGCTCAAGGATCTCGACGCCACCCTGCGCAACATCGAGGCGGTGCTCGACCTGGACCGCCTGCGGGCGGACAAGGCGCGCCTGGAAGAGCAGGCCTCCGCCCCGGATCTGTGGGACGACCAGGCCCGGGCCCAACAGGTGACCTCGCAGCTGTCGTACGTCAACGGCGAGATCGACAAGCTGGGTAGCCTGCGCGCCCGGCTCGACGACGCCAATGTGCTGCTGGAACTGGCCGAGGCGGAGGCCGACTCGGGAGTGCTCTCCGAGGTCGAGTCCGAGGTCGCCGGGCTGACCAAGGCCATCCAGGAGATGGAGGTCCGCACCCTGCTCTCCGGCGAGTACGACTCCCGGGAGGCCCTGGTGGCCATCCGGGCCGGCGCCGGTGGGGTGGACGCGGCGGACTTCGCGGAGATGCTGCTGCGGATGTACCTGCGCTGGGCGGAGCGGCACGGCTACCCGACCGAGGTCTACGAGACCTCGTACGCCGAGGAGGCGGGCCTGAAGTCGGCCACCTTCACGGTGAAGGTGCCCTACGCCTACGGCACGCTGAGCGTGGAGTCCGGTACCCACCGGCTGGTCCGGATCAGCCCCTTCGACAACCAGGGCCGTCGGCAGACCAGCTTCGCCGGGGTCGAGGTGCTGCCGGTGGTGGAGCAGACCGACCACATCGACATCCCCGAGAACGAGATGCGGATCGACGTCTACCGTTCGTCCGGGCCGGGTGGGCAGAGCGTCAACACCACCGACTCGGCGGTCCGGATCACCCACATCCCCACCGGCATCGTGGTGACCTGCCAGAACGAGAAGTCGCAGCTGCAGAACAAGGCCTCCGCGCTGCGGGTGCTGCAGGCCCGGCTGTTGGAGCGCAAGCGCCAGGAGGAGCAGGCCAAGATGGCCGGCCTGAAGACCGACGCGGCGGGCTCCTGGGGCGACCAGATGCGCTCGTACGTGCTGCACCCGTATCAGATGGTGAAGGATCTGCGTACCGAGCAGGAGACCGGTAACCCCAGTGCGGTCTTCGACGGTGAGCTCGATTCCTTCATCGAGGCCGGTATCCGCTGGCGCAAGCAGCAGCAACTCGCCGGCGACGCTGCGTGA
- a CDS encoding helix-turn-helix transcriptional regulator, with product MEPRFLLLSDVAAELNVSDSQVYHMVRSGELPAIKIGGRGQWRVERSRLEEYIQQKYAETAEWVRGNPLAERDPE from the coding sequence GTGGAGCCCAGGTTCCTGCTCCTGTCCGACGTGGCCGCCGAGCTGAACGTGTCGGACTCGCAGGTCTACCACATGGTGCGCAGCGGCGAGCTGCCCGCGATCAAGATCGGCGGCCGGGGCCAGTGGCGGGTCGAGCGCTCCCGGCTGGAGGAGTACATCCAGCAGAAGTACGCGGAGACCGCCGAGTGGGTGCGTGGCAATCCGCTGGCCGAGCGCGACCCGGAGTAA
- a CDS encoding tyrosine-type recombinase/integrase: MAGNTKGRKRRFGSVRKLPSGAWQARYTAPDGLPRKAPSTFDTKRAAEQWLVETEAEMLRGEWLDPDAGKITLSEYADRWMRERDLKARTREEYERHIRLHVRPQLGAHALNEISAPHIRKWRADRLADGVGKPTVAKTYRILHAIFATAVDDDLIRRNPCRIKGAGQDKADERPTATLQQVFAIAEAIQPRYRLLVLLAAFAQLRFGELVALRRRDIDLHTMELRVRRATAEMEDGTQVDDDPKSEAGKRPVSLPAGLRADVESHLAEFAEGGPNGRLFLGAQRGIPRRRNFNRIWRKALTAAGIPTDLGLHLHDLRHTGSTWSAQSGATLKELMARIGHSSTRAAMIYQHATRDRDHAIAAALDALIEEARGKISA; this comes from the coding sequence ATGGCAGGCAACACCAAGGGGCGTAAGCGTCGGTTCGGCAGCGTCAGAAAGCTGCCGTCCGGCGCGTGGCAAGCCCGGTACACCGCGCCGGACGGCCTGCCGCGTAAGGCACCGAGCACCTTCGACACGAAGCGGGCCGCCGAACAGTGGTTGGTCGAAACCGAGGCCGAGATGCTGCGCGGGGAATGGCTCGACCCCGACGCAGGAAAAATCACGCTGAGCGAGTACGCCGATCGGTGGATGCGCGAGCGCGATCTCAAGGCACGGACGCGGGAAGAGTACGAGCGGCACATCCGCCTTCACGTCCGGCCGCAGCTCGGCGCCCACGCGCTCAACGAAATCAGCGCGCCGCATATCCGCAAATGGCGCGCTGACCGCCTGGCGGATGGCGTGGGGAAACCGACAGTGGCGAAGACGTACCGCATCCTTCACGCGATTTTCGCCACCGCCGTTGACGACGACCTGATACGCCGGAACCCCTGCCGCATCAAGGGAGCCGGCCAGGACAAGGCCGACGAACGGCCCACGGCCACGCTGCAACAGGTGTTCGCGATCGCCGAGGCCATCCAACCGCGCTACCGGCTGCTCGTTCTGCTCGCCGCGTTCGCACAACTGCGATTCGGTGAACTGGTGGCACTGCGCCGCCGAGACATCGACCTTCACACGATGGAGCTACGGGTACGCCGCGCTACCGCCGAGATGGAGGACGGCACGCAGGTAGACGACGACCCGAAATCCGAGGCGGGAAAGCGACCGGTCAGCCTGCCAGCCGGGCTGCGTGCCGACGTCGAATCGCACCTCGCAGAGTTCGCCGAGGGCGGCCCCAATGGACGGCTGTTCCTCGGCGCGCAGCGTGGCATCCCGCGCCGCCGCAACTTCAACCGGATCTGGCGAAAGGCCCTGACCGCCGCTGGCATCCCGACCGACCTCGGCCTACACCTACACGACCTGCGGCACACCGGCAGCACGTGGTCAGCACAGAGCGGCGCGACGCTCAAGGAACTGATGGCGCGCATCGGTCATTCGAGCACCCGCGCAGCGATGATCTACCAGCACGCGACCCGTGACCGCGATCACGCTATCGCTGCCGCGCTGGATGCCTTGATAGAAGAGGCGCGAGGCAAGATCAGCGCGTGA
- the mdlC gene encoding benzoylformate decarboxylase, with translation MATVRDTTYELLRALGMTTVFGNPGSTEEPFLQAFPDDFQYVHALHEASAIGMADGYAQVTGAPAHVNLHTAPGTGNAMGNIVTAWHNRTPLIVTAGQQTRQMLLLEPRLTARRPTELPQPYVKWAHEPVRAQDVPASLMRAYATAVQPPAGPVFLSLPLDDWAQPADPLPEVRTVATRFAPDPQRLRQFAAALTEARSPVVVLGAAVDRAGAWEAATALAERLVAPVWSAPAPERTAFPEDHPYFQGVLPYAAGPLAERLEGHDTVLVVGAPVFRYYPHIPGATVPQGARLLHVTDDPEEAARAPIGDSLLGDAGLTLAALVELLPPVDRPPPAPRPDPPSVEDSLPLSADALFAALARHWPEDGVLVQESPSNLSALRRRLRLRRPGSYFTMASGGLGYGLPAAVGIALAQRHTGRHRPVVAVIGDGAFHYSVQALWTAAQLRLPLVVIVPVNQQYAILKSFAELKHTPGVPGLDLPGIDISAVARGYGCATTVVETPDHLGEALDLALRAEGPTVLPVPIRTDIPPLL, from the coding sequence ATGGCAACGGTCCGCGACACCACCTACGAGCTGCTCCGCGCGCTGGGCATGACGACCGTCTTCGGCAACCCCGGGTCGACCGAGGAGCCCTTCCTGCAGGCCTTCCCCGATGACTTCCAGTACGTGCACGCGCTGCACGAGGCCTCGGCGATCGGCATGGCCGACGGGTACGCCCAGGTGACCGGAGCCCCCGCGCATGTCAATCTGCACACCGCCCCGGGCACCGGCAACGCCATGGGCAACATCGTCACCGCCTGGCACAACCGGACCCCCCTGATCGTCACCGCCGGGCAGCAGACCCGGCAGATGCTGCTGCTCGAACCGCGTCTCACCGCCCGCCGTCCCACCGAGCTGCCCCAGCCGTACGTCAAATGGGCCCACGAACCGGTCCGCGCGCAGGACGTGCCGGCCTCGCTGATGCGGGCGTACGCCACTGCCGTCCAGCCACCGGCCGGGCCGGTCTTCCTCTCCCTGCCCCTGGACGACTGGGCCCAACCCGCCGACCCCCTGCCGGAGGTGCGGACGGTGGCCACCCGGTTCGCGCCCGACCCGCAGCGGCTGCGGCAGTTCGCGGCCGCGCTGACGGAGGCCCGGTCACCGGTGGTGGTGCTCGGTGCGGCCGTGGACCGCGCCGGGGCCTGGGAGGCGGCTACTGCCCTGGCCGAGCGGCTGGTCGCGCCGGTCTGGTCGGCACCCGCGCCCGAACGCACCGCCTTCCCGGAGGACCACCCGTACTTCCAGGGGGTGCTGCCCTACGCCGCCGGGCCACTGGCCGAGCGGCTGGAGGGGCACGACACCGTGCTGGTGGTCGGCGCCCCGGTGTTCCGGTACTACCCGCACATTCCCGGGGCCACCGTGCCCCAGGGGGCCCGCCTGTTGCACGTCACGGACGATCCGGAGGAGGCCGCCCGGGCCCCGATCGGTGACAGCCTGCTCGGCGACGCCGGGCTCACCCTCGCCGCCCTGGTGGAACTGCTGCCGCCGGTGGACCGGCCCCCACCGGCTCCCCGACCCGACCCACCCTCGGTCGAGGACTCCCTTCCGCTCAGTGCGGACGCCCTCTTCGCCGCCTTGGCCCGGCACTGGCCCGAGGACGGGGTGCTGGTGCAGGAGTCCCCGTCGAACCTCTCCGCGCTGCGCCGGCGCCTGCGGCTGCGCCGACCCGGCTCGTACTTCACGATGGCCAGCGGGGGCCTAGGGTACGGCCTGCCGGCGGCGGTCGGCATAGCCCTGGCTCAACGCCACACCGGCCGGCACCGACCGGTCGTTGCGGTGATCGGGGACGGGGCCTTCCACTACTCCGTGCAGGCCCTGTGGACCGCCGCCCAGTTGCGGCTGCCGCTGGTCGTGATCGTCCCGGTCAACCAGCAGTACGCCATCCTCAAGTCCTTCGCCGAGCTGAAACACACCCCCGGGGTACCCGGGCTGGATCTTCCCGGCATCGACATCAGCGCGGTGGCCCGTGGCTACGGCTGCGCCACCACGGTCGTCGAGACCCCCGACCACCTGGGTGAGGCCCTCGACCTAGCCCTGCGCGCGGAGGGCCCGACGGTGCTGCCGGTACCCATCCGGACGGACATCCCCCCGCTGCTCTGA
- the ftsE gene encoding cell division ATP-binding protein FtsE — translation MIQLEQVTKTYPKASRPSLDNVSVSIDKGEFVFFIGPSGSGKSTIIKMLLHEVTPNKGRVVVNGKDVTSMRSWKRPHFRRSIGCVFQDFRLLPNRTAYENVAFALEVIGKTKAVARRVVPEVLELVGLGGKEHRYPHELSGGEQQRVAVARAFVNRPLILLADEPTGNLDPDTSIEIMRLLDRINRTGTTVVMVTHDSNIVNQMRRRVIEIESGRIVRDQARGVYG, via the coding sequence GTGATTCAGCTTGAGCAAGTGACGAAGACGTACCCGAAGGCGTCGCGGCCTTCGCTCGACAACGTGTCCGTGTCGATCGACAAGGGCGAGTTCGTCTTCTTCATCGGCCCATCCGGCTCCGGCAAGTCCACGATCATCAAGATGCTGCTGCACGAGGTGACCCCCAACAAGGGTCGAGTCGTCGTCAACGGCAAGGACGTCACCTCGATGCGGTCCTGGAAGCGTCCACACTTCCGCCGCTCGATCGGCTGCGTCTTCCAGGACTTCCGGCTGCTGCCCAACCGCACCGCGTACGAGAATGTGGCTTTCGCGCTCGAGGTGATCGGCAAGACCAAGGCGGTGGCCCGCCGGGTCGTGCCGGAGGTGTTGGAGCTGGTGGGGCTCGGTGGCAAGGAGCACCGCTACCCGCACGAGCTCTCCGGTGGTGAGCAGCAGCGTGTGGCGGTGGCCCGGGCGTTCGTGAACCGTCCCCTGATCCTGTTGGCCGACGAGCCGACCGGAAACCTGGACCCGGACACCTCCATCGAAATCATGCGACTGCTGGACCGGATCAACCGCACCGGCACGACCGTCGTGATGGTCACGCACGACTCCAACATCGTGAACCAGATGCGCCGCCGGGTCATCGAGATCGAGAGCGGCCGCATCGTCCGCGACCAGGCCCGCGGCGTCTACGGGTGA
- a CDS encoding YqgE/AlgH family protein, translating into MQGEGQAIGGRAMESMIGKLLVATPALKDPNFDRTVVLLVAHEPGGALGVVLNRATEVPVADVLRDWGDLARHPAVLFEGGPVQPESAICLARMLPPVRRLKGFHQVSGAVGTLDLSVDPERLRENVQTIRVFAGYAGWGGGQLEQEIEEGSWFVLDALPGDAFVERPDDLWPMVLRRQGGMMAAVAHFPPDVALN; encoded by the coding sequence ATGCAGGGAGAGGGGCAGGCGATCGGCGGGCGGGCCATGGAGTCGATGATCGGGAAACTGCTGGTGGCGACGCCCGCACTGAAAGATCCGAACTTCGACCGTACGGTGGTCCTGTTGGTCGCCCACGAGCCCGGCGGGGCCCTCGGGGTGGTGCTGAACCGGGCCACCGAGGTGCCGGTGGCCGACGTGCTGCGCGACTGGGGCGACCTGGCCCGGCACCCGGCGGTGTTGTTCGAGGGCGGCCCGGTGCAGCCCGAATCGGCGATCTGCCTGGCCCGGATGCTTCCCCCGGTCCGCCGCCTAAAGGGCTTCCACCAGGTCTCCGGAGCCGTCGGCACCCTGGACCTGTCCGTCGATCCGGAGCGGCTGCGGGAGAACGTGCAGACCATCCGGGTCTTCGCCGGGTACGCCGGTTGGGGCGGCGGGCAACTGGAGCAGGAGATCGAGGAGGGCTCCTGGTTCGTGCTGGACGCCCTGCCCGGCGACGCCTTCGTCGAGCGCCCCGACGACCTGTGGCCCATGGTGCTGCGCCGGCAGGGCGGCATGATGGCCGCGGTGGCACATTTCCCACCCGACGTGGCCCTGAACTGA
- the smpB gene encoding SsrA-binding protein SmpB: MPREKGRKVVASNKKARHDYAILDTYEAGMALTGTEVKSLRAGRASLVDAFAQERDGELYLHGMHIPEYTQGTWTNHEPRRTRKLLLKRLEIDRLIGKAREGGLTLVPLQVYFSDGWAKVEIGLAKGKKAYDKRQDLAKRDADREIQRAVGRRGKGMSE; encoded by the coding sequence ATGCCACGGGAGAAGGGGCGCAAGGTCGTCGCCTCCAACAAGAAGGCCCGTCACGACTACGCCATCCTCGACACGTACGAGGCAGGCATGGCGTTGACCGGCACCGAGGTGAAATCCCTGCGGGCCGGGCGGGCCTCGTTGGTCGACGCCTTCGCCCAGGAACGCGACGGCGAGCTGTATCTGCACGGCATGCACATCCCGGAGTACACCCAGGGCACCTGGACCAACCATGAGCCCCGGCGTACCCGCAAGCTGCTGCTCAAGCGGTTAGAGATCGACCGTCTGATCGGCAAGGCCCGGGAGGGCGGGCTGACCCTGGTGCCGTTGCAGGTCTACTTCTCCGACGGCTGGGCCAAGGTGGAGATCGGCCTGGCCAAGGGCAAGAAGGCGTACGACAAGCGCCAGGACCTGGCCAAGCGGGACGCGGACCGGGAGATCCAACGGGCGGTCGGCCGACGCGGCAAAGGCATGAGTGAGTAG
- a CDS encoding PadR family transcriptional regulator, with amino-acid sequence MADSGVNPTAAALLGLLHEGPMTGGQLMAAAERRLAPYWSMTRSQVYRELPVLAEKGLVRLGKPGPRMSQPYAITAAGKRTFSRWLAEDPGRDTIRNPIALRIAFGQLHSATQLKSLQVAANEYHTEALARVREQVKNARKEGDMYDASALEFAVAYHKAALSWLKSAPVGS; translated from the coding sequence ATGGCGGATTCCGGAGTCAACCCCACGGCGGCGGCCCTGCTCGGGCTGCTCCACGAGGGCCCCATGACAGGTGGCCAGTTGATGGCCGCCGCCGAGCGCCGACTGGCGCCGTACTGGTCGATGACCCGCAGTCAGGTTTACCGCGAGTTGCCGGTGTTGGCCGAGAAGGGCCTGGTCCGGCTGGGTAAACCCGGGCCGCGGATGAGCCAACCGTACGCGATCACGGCAGCGGGAAAGCGGACCTTCTCCCGATGGTTGGCCGAGGACCCGGGGCGGGACACCATCCGCAACCCGATCGCCCTGCGGATCGCCTTCGGGCAGCTGCACTCCGCGACCCAGCTGAAAAGCCTCCAGGTCGCGGCGAACGAATACCACACCGAAGCCCTGGCCCGGGTACGCGAGCAGGTCAAGAACGCGCGCAAGGAAGGCGACATGTACGACGCCAGCGCGCTGGAGTTCGCCGTGGCGTACCACAAGGCCGCCCTCTCCTGGCTCAAGAGCGCACCGGTCGGCAGCTGA
- a CDS encoding excisionase family DNA-binding protein produces MPERYLTISEVAARLGTTDRFPRRLIEERRIEFKRFGRHVRIAESVLNAYIDSCTVAPVRRGRARRAA; encoded by the coding sequence ATGCCGGAGAGGTACCTGACGATCTCGGAAGTAGCTGCCCGCCTCGGCACCACCGACCGCTTCCCGCGCCGGTTGATCGAGGAACGGCGCATCGAGTTCAAGCGGTTCGGTCGACACGTACGGATCGCGGAGAGCGTCCTGAACGCCTACATCGACTCCTGCACTGTCGCCCCGGTGCGACGCGGCCGGGCAAGGAGGGCCGCCTGA